In Dehalococcoidia bacterium, a single window of DNA contains:
- the ychF gene encoding redox-regulated ATPase YchF gives MQITIIGLPYSGKTTIFNAATRGSAQVAQYTSSSRPNIGVAKVPDGRLGTLTEIYQPTRTTQAEITYVDLPAAPEGLGKTRGVSGVYLNQLQTADALVIVARGFEDPSVPDGGDGVDAFRDIETMLYELTFADLEILDRRIERIDQNSKGARSGDKDTLIRERALLSVLKKGLESGIPIRNHRLSADEHRRVKEFQFLTAKPVIVVVNAGEDQVDEVDEIQERLDSEIAEGDVLTAVLIGSLEMELAQMSAEDEAEFRESLAVGESGLDRMVRLSYQALDQITFFTGGPKDVRAWTITNGDSASRAAGAIHSDMERGFIRAEVVAYDDLKKWGSEAESKRQGVLRQEGKDYVVNDGDVVHVLFNV, from the coding sequence ATGCAGATCACGATAATCGGACTGCCCTACAGCGGCAAGACTACTATCTTTAATGCTGCCACCAGGGGATCGGCCCAGGTCGCGCAGTACACCTCCAGTTCCAGGCCCAACATTGGGGTTGCCAAAGTCCCTGATGGCAGGCTGGGCACGTTAACTGAGATCTATCAGCCAACCAGGACGACGCAGGCCGAAATAACCTACGTCGATCTTCCCGCTGCACCAGAAGGCCTGGGAAAGACTCGGGGCGTGTCCGGCGTGTACCTGAACCAGCTACAGACCGCTGACGCCCTGGTGATAGTCGCAAGAGGCTTTGAGGACCCTTCAGTACCTGACGGTGGCGATGGCGTCGATGCGTTTCGCGACATCGAGACCATGCTCTACGAGCTGACGTTTGCAGACCTTGAGATACTTGACCGTCGAATCGAGCGAATCGACCAGAACAGCAAGGGTGCTCGGTCAGGCGATAAGGACACACTGATAAGGGAGCGGGCGCTGTTGTCCGTTCTCAAGAAAGGGCTCGAATCTGGAATTCCCATCCGAAATCACCGGCTGAGTGCAGACGAGCACAGAAGAGTTAAAGAGTTTCAGTTCCTCACCGCCAAGCCCGTGATCGTCGTGGTGAACGCGGGAGAGGACCAGGTCGATGAGGTCGATGAGATCCAGGAGCGACTGGATTCAGAGATTGCTGAAGGCGATGTGTTGACGGCAGTCCTGATCGGGAGCCTGGAGATGGAGCTAGCCCAGATGTCTGCAGAAGACGAGGCCGAGTTCCGCGAGTCGCTGGCTGTGGGTGAATCGGGACTGGACAGGATGGTAAGGCTCTCCTACCAGGCACTCGACCAGATCACGTTCTTCACGGGAGGGCCGAAGGATGTCCGCGCGTGGACGATCACGAACGGGGACTCAGCCTCACGCGCAGCAGGAGCAATTCACTCCGATATGGAGCGAGGATTCATAAGAGCCGAGGTCGTGGCCTACGATGACCTGAAGAAGTGGGGAAGCGAGGCTGAGTCGAAGAGGCAGGGAGTGCTGCGACAGGAAGGCAAGGATTACGTCGTCAATGACGGA
- a CDS encoding DUF1232 domain-containing protein, which produces MLRGLFYLLSMTGIPRILFRLMVDSRVPLRLKLLLPAAVAYIILPIDLVPDFIPWGIGRLDDLLVLVLAGMMFMLLSPREVLMEASGSPPQEGTRHDAGKGKRVIDGEYRRLDDE; this is translated from the coding sequence ATGCTACGTGGCCTGTTCTACCTGTTAAGCATGACGGGCATCCCGCGAATTCTATTCAGGCTTATGGTTGACAGTCGGGTACCGTTACGGCTCAAGCTGCTTTTGCCGGCAGCAGTTGCGTACATTATCCTGCCGATTGACCTTGTTCCCGACTTCATTCCGTGGGGTATCGGTAGACTGGATGACCTCCTTGTACTGGTCCTGGCGGGAATGATGTTCATGCTTCTATCTCCGAGAGAAGTGCTAATGGAAGCCTCTGGTTCTCCGCCGCAGGAGGGAACAAGGCACGACGCTGGCAAGGGCAAGAGAGTGATCGACGGCGAGTACAGGAGACTCGACGACGAATGA
- a CDS encoding serine hydroxymethyltransferase, whose product MTTLRESDPQIAEAIEGEIRRQRENINLIASENYASRAILEAQGSVMTNKYAEGYPGRRYYGGCEFIDVAESLAIQRAKELFGVDHANVQPHSGAQANMAAYFATIQPGDTVMGLSLDHGGHLTHGSPVNFSNKLYEFVPYTVDRELELIDYDEVRRLAQEHCPKIIVSGATAYTRTIEFDKFREIADEVDAILMADIAHIAGLIAAGEHPSPAGHAQMITSTTHKTLRGARGGMVLCDSDLARNVDRAVFPNAQGGPLQHAVAAKAVTFGEAMTDEFASYQQQVRANAKALGEALTNGGLRLVSGGTDNHMVLVDLRPLDVTGRQAEEALGRANIVVNRNAIPYDPKPPRVASGVRLGAAAITSRGLKENDTRKIGELILRVLNDIGNDSVQSQVRDEVLGLTPNFPIPGIDF is encoded by the coding sequence ATGACCACGCTCCGGGAGAGTGACCCGCAGATCGCCGAGGCCATCGAGGGCGAGATTCGCAGGCAGCGAGAGAACATAAACCTCATCGCCTCAGAGAACTACGCCAGTCGTGCCATCCTCGAGGCCCAGGGCTCGGTGATGACCAACAAGTACGCTGAGGGCTATCCTGGAAGGCGCTACTACGGTGGCTGCGAGTTCATCGACGTGGCGGAGAGCCTGGCCATCCAGAGAGCCAAAGAGCTATTCGGAGTCGACCACGCCAACGTGCAGCCCCACTCCGGCGCTCAGGCCAACATGGCCGCATACTTCGCCACGATCCAGCCTGGCGACACTGTGATGGGGCTGAGCCTCGACCACGGCGGCCACCTAACGCATGGCAGCCCAGTCAACTTCTCCAACAAGCTGTACGAGTTCGTGCCCTACACGGTCGATCGCGAGTTGGAGCTGATCGACTATGACGAAGTACGCCGCCTGGCGCAGGAGCACTGTCCCAAGATCATCGTTAGCGGAGCTACTGCGTACACCCGTACTATTGAATTCGATAAGTTCCGTGAGATCGCCGATGAAGTAGACGCCATCCTCATGGCCGACATCGCCCATATCGCAGGCCTCATCGCCGCTGGAGAACATCCATCGCCTGCCGGTCACGCCCAGATGATAACGTCCACAACCCACAAGACCCTGAGAGGGGCTCGCGGGGGTATGGTCCTGTGCGATTCAGACCTCGCCCGCAATGTGGACCGTGCCGTCTTCCCCAACGCACAGGGAGGGCCCCTGCAACACGCCGTGGCAGCCAAGGCAGTCACGTTCGGTGAGGCGATGACCGACGAGTTTGCCTCCTACCAGCAGCAGGTCCGCGCGAACGCCAAGGCATTGGGAGAGGCACTGACCAACGGTGGCCTCAGACTAGTCTCTGGCGGGACTGACAATCACATGGTGCTGGTCGACCTGCGTCCCCTGGATGTCACTGGACGCCAGGCTGAAGAAGCCCTTGGGCGTGCCAACATCGTCGTCAACCGCAACGCCATTCCTTACGATCCGAAGCCACCCCGTGTCGCAAGCGGTGTCCGACTCGGCGCCGCAGCCATCACCAGCAGGGGGTTGAAGGAGAACGACACACGTAAGATCGGCGAGCTAATCCTGAGAGTCCTTAACGACATCGGCAACGATTCAGTTCAATCTCAAGTGCGAGACGAGGTACTTGGGCTGACACCGAACTTCCCGATACCGGGCATAGACTTCTAG
- a CDS encoding type II toxin-antitoxin system HicA family toxin has protein sequence MPKVRDAIRLVERDGWLHVRTRGSHRQFRHPDKPGKVTIPGHLSKDLSPSMWNSILRQAGLKGERQ, from the coding sequence GTGCCGAAGGTCAGGGATGCGATACGGCTTGTAGAGAGGGACGGATGGCTGCATGTACGAACCCGGGGAAGTCATCGACAGTTCCGGCACCCTGATAAGCCAGGGAAGGTAACTATACCGGGACATCTCAGCAAGGACCTGTCGCCGTCAATGTGGAACAGTATCTTGAGACAAGCGGGACTCAAGGGGGAAAGGCAATGA
- a CDS encoding type II toxin-antitoxin system HicB family antitoxin, with the protein MNYSVVFERMPDNYGAYVPDLPGCISAGDTWKEVQEMIREAIAFHVEGLVEDGEPLPTPKLSISDAMAYHIANLSEIEESSLELETTFGMVEVEVGLPVPAEVS; encoded by the coding sequence CTGAATTATTCCGTAGTCTTTGAGCGGATGCCCGACAACTACGGAGCCTACGTGCCGGATTTGCCGGGCTGCATTAGTGCGGGTGATACTTGGAAGGAAGTCCAGGAGATGATTCGGGAAGCTATCGCCTTTCACGTAGAGGGCCTGGTGGAAGACGGGGAGCCGCTGCCGACGCCGAAACTGTCGATCAGCGATGCGATGGCTTATCACATCGCAAACCTTTCCGAGATCGAAGAGTCCTCTCTTGAACTGGAAACCACGTTCGGCATGGTTGAAGTCGAAGTCGGGTTACCAGTGCCAGCCGAGGTGAGTTGA
- a CDS encoding FtsX-like permease family protein has protein sequence MIWLKWSWRDLRSRWVQVAAIAIVIAVGTGLFSGLRSMNVWRGLSNEASYAVANTFDLRVELSEGNLVDRGTLLRVLSDVDTGSVAVAEERLILPTQVSIETAAETILVPGRIVGVDVANGGPHVNSLHPQVGRNLTEADAESNVVTLEHNFAKFYDLPPQGSALLAGAEQVEYVGQSLAPEYFFVVTPEGGILAQANFAAVFTSIETAQQLTGMERKVNDLVLRLEPGADEDLLYDSMSERFGQIGGTVSRRLDDPSIRLMIEDVEGDQQFNTVLAIAIFGGAVFAAFNLTSRIVDSQRREIGVAMALGVPTRLVALRPLLFSAQVALLGVIFGIAMGIGVAEALGSYLSDFLPLPAWRTPFQFGVFAAAGAIGFLVPFLATAIPVWNGVRVAPIEAIRTGHLADRAGGMPKLLSMVRIPGQTLRQIPFRNVARAPRRTLLTALAIGAIVAVMVTVLGMLDSFIETIDRVGTATAGTSPDRVEIAFDTVYPTDSPLVENILDSPSAGSTETLFRTGGLLSHGEEAFEVLVEFIDYESDLWLPTIVDGSFDASGPGVVIAEKAAEDLGVGPGDTVTLSHPTVSSDGVFSLAQSELEVVGLHANPLRIGTFVDCRHCGSLGVADMTNVVLAMPAPGVEVDTLKQEMFGRPGVASVQKATASSEVFQDQFEQYTGILGFILAFVVLLALLIAYNTASINMDERRREHATMLAYGLPARTILGMAMTESAVLGLIATAFGMVGGYLMLQWVANVLMPNAFPDLGLQIVFNPASLVTVIALSVIAVAVAPVFTIFRLRKTDIPSTLRVME, from the coding sequence TTGATCTGGCTCAAGTGGTCATGGCGAGACCTGCGTTCCAGATGGGTCCAGGTCGCTGCCATTGCGATAGTGATCGCAGTCGGCACCGGTCTGTTTTCAGGCCTGCGAAGCATGAACGTGTGGCGCGGCCTGTCCAACGAGGCCAGCTACGCTGTGGCTAACACGTTCGACCTCCGCGTTGAACTCAGTGAAGGCAACCTTGTGGATCGCGGCACTCTGCTGCGAGTCCTTTCAGATGTCGACACGGGCTCCGTTGCTGTTGCCGAGGAACGACTGATACTGCCGACGCAGGTCTCAATCGAGACAGCTGCGGAGACGATTCTAGTTCCTGGGCGCATCGTAGGCGTTGACGTAGCTAATGGCGGTCCCCACGTAAACTCCCTGCACCCTCAGGTAGGAAGAAACCTCACCGAGGCTGACGCTGAGTCTAACGTCGTAACCCTGGAGCACAACTTCGCCAAGTTCTATGATCTACCACCTCAGGGCTCAGCCCTCCTCGCAGGCGCGGAGCAGGTCGAATACGTAGGCCAGTCACTCGCTCCTGAATACTTCTTCGTCGTAACCCCTGAAGGAGGAATACTCGCCCAGGCAAACTTTGCGGCAGTCTTCACATCGATAGAAACCGCCCAGCAGCTAACCGGCATGGAGCGCAAGGTCAATGACCTCGTCCTGAGGCTTGAGCCCGGAGCGGACGAGGACTTGCTGTACGACTCCATGAGTGAGCGCTTCGGGCAGATTGGTGGAACGGTCAGCCGGCGGCTCGACGATCCATCGATCAGGCTTATGATCGAGGACGTAGAAGGCGACCAGCAGTTCAATACCGTGCTCGCAATTGCGATATTCGGGGGCGCGGTCTTCGCAGCGTTCAACCTGACCAGCCGGATCGTGGACTCCCAGAGGCGAGAAATCGGTGTGGCAATGGCTCTGGGTGTGCCGACGAGGCTGGTTGCGCTCAGGCCTCTCTTATTCAGCGCACAGGTCGCGCTACTTGGCGTGATATTTGGCATCGCGATGGGAATCGGAGTTGCCGAAGCCCTCGGGAGCTATCTGTCCGACTTCCTGCCGCTCCCCGCGTGGCGAACGCCGTTCCAGTTTGGTGTGTTCGCGGCTGCGGGCGCCATTGGCTTCCTGGTCCCGTTCCTTGCAACCGCTATTCCGGTATGGAATGGAGTCAGGGTGGCCCCAATAGAGGCCATCAGGACTGGTCACCTTGCCGACCGCGCTGGTGGGATGCCCAAGCTGCTCTCAATGGTAAGGATTCCAGGACAGACCTTAAGGCAGATTCCCTTCAGAAACGTGGCCCGAGCACCTCGCCGGACGCTGCTGACCGCTTTGGCGATAGGCGCCATAGTAGCCGTCATGGTGACCGTGCTTGGAATGCTCGACTCTTTCATAGAGACAATCGACCGCGTAGGGACCGCTACCGCAGGTACGTCGCCAGACCGCGTAGAGATTGCATTCGATACCGTCTATCCGACGGATTCCCCGTTAGTTGAGAATATCCTTGACTCGCCGAGTGCCGGTTCGACAGAGACTTTATTTCGTACTGGCGGGTTGCTGTCGCATGGCGAAGAGGCCTTTGAGGTCCTTGTCGAGTTCATAGACTACGAGAGCGACCTCTGGCTCCCAACAATAGTGGATGGTTCGTTCGATGCCTCCGGTCCTGGTGTCGTGATTGCCGAAAAGGCAGCAGAGGACCTTGGGGTTGGACCCGGAGACACGGTCACTCTGAGTCACCCTACTGTGTCCAGCGATGGCGTGTTCAGCCTTGCTCAGTCGGAACTGGAAGTTGTCGGGCTGCATGCGAACCCGCTGAGGATAGGGACTTTCGTAGACTGTCGACATTGCGGGTCGCTGGGAGTTGCTGACATGACGAACGTCGTCTTGGCAATGCCAGCGCCTGGGGTCGAGGTGGACACACTCAAACAGGAGATGTTCGGCCGCCCCGGCGTGGCGTCGGTCCAGAAGGCGACGGCATCGAGTGAGGTGTTTCAGGACCAGTTCGAGCAGTACACTGGCATCTTGGGATTCATATTGGCTTTTGTCGTCCTGTTGGCGCTGCTGATCGCATACAACACCGCAAGTATCAACATGGACGAGAGGCGACGTGAGCACGCGACCATGCTGGCCTACGGATTGCCAGCCCGTACGATTCTGGGTATGGCGATGACTGAGAGCGCTGTACTTGGCCTCATCGCGACAGCCTTTGGGATGGTCGGCGGCTATCTGATGCTTCAGTGGGTAGCCAACGTTCTCATGCCAAACGCATTCCCCGACCTTGGACTCCAGATTGTGTTCAACCCCGCCAGCCTCGTTACGGTTATCGCACTGAGTGTAATCGCTGTAGCTGTCGCCCCCGTATTCACGATATTCAGACTGAGGAAGACTGACATCCCATCGACACTGCGGGTAATGGAGTAG
- the holA gene encoding DNA polymerase III subunit delta codes for MIQLIYGDDLVGVEEALAERTANSGSDDLRDINQITLRADDLTPDSVMAAAFTVPFMTDRRTVVVKDLLTRFERGRPRRGSSPAGGRDPLGEWSSLLDQLGAMPPTTDLLFVDGGLSGNNPLLRRLSPMSEVHEFRMPSDRDLPAWISSRATRIGVNIDRNACAVLADAVGRQPMLIDSELHKLALYCGDRPASAEDVREMVAYVREANIFQAVDAVIDGRSDVALRLIGRIMDDGNPAVYVMTMIARQIRLLLMTNDLLSRGEPQDQLGRRIRLSGWVLNKTLQQARRTSQQNLEYMHERLVETDLLLKTKPIDEQLALEMLVAELTTHRF; via the coding sequence TTGATTCAGTTGATATATGGAGATGACCTGGTAGGAGTCGAGGAGGCCCTGGCCGAGAGGACGGCTAACTCCGGCTCCGATGATCTGCGCGACATCAACCAGATCACTCTGCGTGCCGACGACCTGACACCAGACTCTGTGATGGCAGCGGCTTTCACTGTGCCCTTTATGACCGACCGTCGGACCGTCGTCGTCAAGGACCTGCTTACAAGGTTTGAACGAGGCAGGCCCCGTCGGGGCTCATCGCCTGCTGGAGGCAGAGATCCCCTGGGTGAGTGGTCAAGTCTGCTGGACCAGCTTGGCGCCATGCCGCCTACCACCGATCTTCTCTTTGTGGACGGTGGACTGTCGGGTAACAACCCCTTGCTAAGGCGGCTGTCTCCGATGTCAGAGGTGCACGAGTTCAGGATGCCATCCGACCGCGACCTGCCTGCTTGGATATCCAGTCGTGCAACCAGGATCGGCGTGAACATCGACCGAAACGCATGTGCCGTATTGGCGGATGCCGTTGGGCGCCAGCCGATGCTTATTGACTCAGAACTTCATAAGCTCGCACTATACTGCGGGGACAGACCGGCGTCCGCTGAGGATGTCAGGGAAATGGTGGCCTACGTTCGCGAGGCCAACATATTCCAGGCTGTCGACGCCGTTATCGACGGCAGGTCCGACGTTGCTCTCCGGCTGATTGGCCGAATTATGGACGACGGCAACCCGGCGGTCTATGTCATGACCATGATCGCTAGGCAGATACGTCTCCTGCTAATGACCAACGACTTGTTGAGCAGGGGAGAGCCGCAGGATCAGTTAGGTCGCCGCATACGTCTCTCGGGATGGGTACTGAACAAGACGCTCCAACAGGCCCGCCGTACCAGCCAGCAGAACCTGGAATATATGCACGAACGGCTGGTGGAGACCGATCTGCTTCTGAAGACCAAGCCGATCGACGAGCAACTCGCACTGGAGATGCTCGTCGCCGAGTTGACCACGCACCGCTTCTAG
- a CDS encoding 2-oxoacid:ferredoxin oxidoreductase subunit beta (catalyzes the coenzyme A dependent formation of succinyl-CoA from 2-oxoglutarate and ferredoxin) yields the protein MTSKNPEYDFKWCPGCGDFGVRRALEGALQRRVSETEAPMENNVVVAGIGCSGNMVHMLESDEQPYGFHGIHGRSLPIAMGVKMARPDLNVVVVAGDGDFLGIGFEHIGPQAARNLNVTAVVMDNGVYGLTKGQSSPTTELGVVTSSTPFGKAEEKLNPFQMYLSMGVSYIASTMSSQVRPMSAMMSEAMEHPGFSIVHVQSPCTEYNNTYDLLRGNSRKGIPGIAYDIPDDYDETDPEAAFQIASAPGVPLGVVYKDTDRPTFDQRIDNISEKAPARPVSQLLDSFTI from the coding sequence ATGACCTCAAAGAACCCTGAGTACGATTTCAAGTGGTGCCCAGGCTGTGGCGACTTCGGTGTACGCCGAGCCCTTGAGGGGGCCCTCCAACGCCGCGTGTCCGAGACAGAGGCGCCAATGGAGAACAACGTGGTCGTGGCTGGCATCGGCTGCTCCGGGAACATGGTCCACATGCTCGAGAGCGACGAGCAGCCATACGGCTTCCACGGGATCCACGGTCGCTCACTACCCATCGCGATGGGCGTGAAGATGGCCCGACCGGACCTGAACGTGGTAGTGGTAGCTGGAGATGGCGACTTCCTCGGCATCGGCTTCGAGCACATAGGGCCACAGGCGGCCCGCAACCTCAACGTTACCGCGGTCGTCATGGACAACGGCGTCTACGGCCTTACCAAGGGCCAGAGCTCGCCAACGACTGAGCTTGGCGTGGTCACCAGCTCTACACCATTCGGCAAAGCCGAAGAGAAGCTCAACCCGTTCCAGATGTATCTGAGCATGGGCGTCTCGTACATAGCTTCCACGATGTCGAGCCAGGTTCGCCCAATGTCCGCCATGATGTCTGAGGCGATGGAACATCCAGGATTCTCCATCGTCCACGTCCAGTCACCATGCACCGAATACAACAATACCTACGACCTGCTGAGGGGCAACAGCCGCAAGGGCATCCCCGGGATCGCGTACGACATTCCAGACGACTATGACGAGACTGATCCGGAAGCAGCCTTCCAGATAGCGTCGGCCCCAGGCGTCCCTCTCGGTGTTGTCTATAAGGACACCGACCGTCCTACGTTCGACCAGAGGATCGACAATATCTCGGAGAAGGCCCCAGCGCGGCCTGTGTCTCAGCTCCTTGACAGCTTCACGATCTAA
- a CDS encoding 2-oxoacid:acceptor oxidoreductase subunit alpha → LLVWLESNLAGPGKFVYQATSEIESITSIIGAGFAGKKAMTGTAGPGFSLMSEGLGLAWMAEIPLVVADIQRGGPSTGLPTKTEQSDLMTAMYPGHGDVQLPIIAPGTVEECFYAAIHALNWAES, encoded by the coding sequence CTGCTCGTCTGGCTGGAGAGCAACCTCGCGGGACCCGGCAAGTTCGTGTACCAGGCGACGTCTGAGATCGAGTCGATCACCAGCATCATAGGCGCCGGTTTCGCGGGCAAGAAGGCGATGACAGGGACAGCCGGGCCAGGTTTCTCCCTAATGAGCGAAGGACTCGGACTCGCATGGATGGCTGAGATTCCGCTGGTCGTCGCCGACATCCAACGCGGTGGGCCGTCCACGGGTCTTCCCACCAAGACAGAGCAGTCCGACCTGATGACCGCGATGTACCCGGGCCACGGCGATGTGCAGCTTCCGATCATCGCTCCGGGCACCGTCGAAGAGTGCTTCTACGCCGCGATCCATGCGCTCAACTGGGCGGAATCCTGA